From a region of the Cyprinus carpio isolate SPL01 chromosome A18, ASM1834038v1, whole genome shotgun sequence genome:
- the LOC109065548 gene encoding FERM domain-containing protein 4A-like isoform X5: MEAMLVSLGDSICVRHSALLDVTSAALRRLRHTHIRAPDILVRAVYQMTEGRRCQVHLLDDRKLELLVQPKLMAKDLLDLVASHFNLKEKEYFGISYVDETGHFSWLQLDRRVLEHEFPKKSGPIVLYFCVRFYIESISYLKDNATIELFFLNAKSCIYKELIEVDSEVVFELASYILQEAKGDFTSNDATRSDLKKLPALPTQALKEHPSLAYCEDRVIEHYKKLSGQSRGQAIVNYMSIVESLPTYGVHYYAVKDKQGIPWWLGLSYKGIFQYDYQDKVKPRKVFQWRQLENLYFREKKFSVEVHDPRSRASVTRRTFGHSGIAVHTWYACPTLIKSIWAMAISQHQFYLDRKQSKSKIHAARSLNEIAIDLTETGTLKTSKLANMGSKGKIISGSSGSLLSSGSQESDSSQTAKKDMLAALRARQEALEETLRQRIEELKSICIREAELTGKLPKEYPLDPGEEPPTVRRKIGTAFKLDEQKILPKGEEEELERLEREFAIQSQITEAARRLASDPHISSKKLKKQRKTSYLNALKKLQDIENGINEHRVRSGKKPTQRASLIIEEANIGSEDSSLSDALVLDDDDPQVTGTPTFSPAASPHKGLPPRPPSHSRPPPPQSLDGLRHLHYQRSDYDKSPIKPRMWSESSLDEPYERVKKRSSHSSSSHRRFPSTGSCEAGGSNSLQNSPVRSLPHWNSQSSMPSTPDLRTRSYVHSASITQPFRGRSSSLESQGKLLSLEADTEPGLSPDLFLSGPQRTGSNGSVVPDDCSSCTSHSSSEHYYPSSISNPNYCTLAEDSPSKARQRQRQRHKSAGHLGASSSGSMPNLAARNGSTHGGVCGSHQGVYLHSQSQPSSQYRIKEYPLYTEGSSPNAVVVRSLENDQEGHYSVKAQFKTSNSYTAGGLYKEGWGSGEDGEVGGGSGRLTPSRSQIVRTPSLGREGGGGGRAAVSEELRCWYQRSSGSLKEHSRVTHTSSNASDGRGGRIGTLVKGSPAASPHSQRSGTPCSDPAATPPCSPQHILNWQSGDTTESPPNEDRSPSHQSTEQ; this comes from the exons ccCAAGCTAATGGCAAAGGATCTTCTGGACTTGGTGGCATCCCATTTCAACCTGAAGGAGAAGGAATATTTTGGAATCTCTTATGTAGATGAAAC GGGTCATTTCAGCTGGTTGCAGTTAGATCGTCGTGTTCTGGAACACGAGTTTCCTAAGAAATCTGGACCCATTGTGCTTTACTTCTGCGTTAG GTTCTACATAGAAAGTATTTCTTACCTTAAGGACAATGCCACAATAGAGTTGTTCTTCCTCAATGCTAAGTCCTGCATCTATAAG GAGCTCATAGAGGTGGACAGCGAGGTGGTGTTTGAACTGGCCTCCTATATCTTACAG GAAGCTAAAGGAGACTTCACGAG taatgaTGCTACTAGGTCTGATCTGAAGAAACTGCCAGCATTGCCTACACAAGCACTGAAGGAGCACCCTTCACTTGCATactg tgAGGACCGGGTAATTGAGCACTATAAGAAGCTAAGTGGACAGTCCAGAGGCCAGGCAATTGTCAA TTATATGAGTATAGTGGAGTCGTTACCCACATATGGAGTGCATTATTACGCTGTTAAG gaTAAGCAGGGTATCCCGTGGTGGCTGGGTTTGAGTTATAAAGGCATTTTTCAATATGACTACCAGGACAAAGTCAAACCAAGAAAG GTGTTCCAATGGAGACAGTTGGAGAACCTGTACTTCAGGGAGAAGAAGTTCTCAGTGGAAGTCCATGACCCGAGAAG CAGGGCGTCGGTTACGCGGAGGACGTTTGGTCACAGTGGCATCGCCGTGCACACCTGGTACGCCTGTCCCACCCTCATCAAATCCATCTGGGCCATGGCCATTAGCCAACACCAGTTCTACCTGGACCGCAAACAGAGCAaa agTAAGATCCACGCAGCACGCAGTCTGAATGAGATAGCCATAGACCTGACAGAAACAGGAACCCTCAAGACTTCCAAACTGGCCAACATGGGCAGCAAAGGCAAAATCATCAGCGGCAGTAGCGGAAGCCTGTTGTCCTCAG gctctCAAGAGTCGGATAGCTCCCAGACCGCTAAGAAGGACATGTTGGCAGCTCTGAGGGCCAGACAGGAAGCTCTGGAGGAGACGCTGAGACAGAGAATAGAGGAACTCAAGAGCATCTGCATCAGAGAAGCG GAGCTGACAGGAAAACTTCCGAAAGAGTACCCTCTCGACCCCGGGGAGGAGCCGCCCACCGTCAGACGTAAAATTGGCACTGCCTTCAAACTAGACGAGCAGAAGATCCTGCCCAAAGGAGAG GAAGAGGAATTGGAGCGATTGGAGAGGGAATTTGCCATCCAGTCTCAGATAACAGAGGCAGCGCGGCGGTTAGCATCAGATCCTCACATCAGCAGCAAAAAGCTGAAGAAACAGAGGAAGACGTCGTATCTGAACGCTCTGAAGAAGCTGCAAGACATCGAGAATGGCATCAACGAGCACCGCGTTCGCTCTGGGAAGAAACCCACACAGCGTGCCTCTTTAATCATAGAGG AAGCGAATATTGGCTCAGAGGACAGTTCATTGTCTGACGCCCTGGTGCTGGATGATG ATGACCCCCAGGTGACAGGAACCCCCACGTTCTCTCCGGCTGCCTCCCCACACAAAGGTCTCCCTCCCCGACCCCCGTCCCACAGCCGGCCGCCTCCCCCACAGTCCCTGGACGGACTGAGACACCTGCACTACCAACGCAGTGACTACGACAAGTCCCCGATCAAACCGCGCATGTGGAGCGAAAGCTCTTTAGACGAACCCTATGAACGGGTGAAGAAACGTTCCTCACACTCTAG CAGTAGTCACAGGCGGTTCCCCAGCACTGGCAGCTGTGAGGCCGGAGGGAGCAACTCTCTCCAGAACAGCCCTGTGCGCTCGCTCCCTCACTGGAACAGCCAGTCCAGCATGCCCTCTACCCCTGACCTGAGAACACGGAGCTACGTCCACTCGGCCAG tatAACTCAGCCATTCCGTGGCCGAAGTTCCAGTTTAGAGTCTCAGGGGAAGCTGCTATCCTTGGAGGCGGACACAGAGCCGGGACTTAGCCCTGACCTGTTTCTATCAGGACCACAGAGGACAGGAAGCAATGGCTCTGTTGTCCCCGACGACTGCTCATCTTGCACCAGCCACTCCAGTTCAGAACATTACTACCCCTCATCCATCTCCAACCCTAACTACTGTACGCTGGCTGAGGACTCGCCCTCCAAAGCCCGACAACGGCAGCGGCAGCGTCACAAGTCTGCCGGACACCTGGGTGCGTCCAGTTCTGGCAGTATGCCCAACCTAGCAGCCCGCAACGGGAGCACCCACGGAGGGGTGTGCGGAAGCCATCAGGGGGTTTACCTCCACAGCCAGAGCCAACCTTCCTCACAGTATCGCATCAAAGAGTACCCACTGTACACGGAGGGCAGCAGCCCCAACGCCGTGGTTGTCCGCAGCCTGGAGAATGACCAGGAGGGGCACTATAGTGTCAAGGCACAGTTCAAGACCTCCAACTCATACACAGCTGGGGGGCTTTATAAGGAGGGGTGGGGCTCCGGGGAGGATGGGGAAGTGGGTGGTGGCAGCGGGAGGTTGACGCCCTCACGCTCACAGATTGTGAGGACTCCATCTCTAGGCAgggaaggaggaggagggggacGGGCAGCGGTGTCAGAGGAGCTGCGGTGCTGGTACCAGCGCTCTTCTGGATCACTGAAGGAGCACAGCCGTGTCACGCACACCAGCTCCAATGCTTCAGACGGCCGTGGAGGACGAATAGGGACACTAGTGAAGGGGTCACCAG ctgcaTCTCCACACAGTCAGAGGAGTGGAACTCCCTGCAGTGACCCTGCAGCTACACCCCCCTGCAGCCCTCAACACATACTCAACTGGCAGAGCGG TGATACGACTGAAAGTCCTCCTAATGAAGACCGTTCTCCCTCTCACCAAAGCACTGAACAGTAG
- the LOC109065548 gene encoding FERM domain-containing protein 4A-like isoform X3 translates to MEAMLVSLGDSICVRHSALLDVTSAALRRLRHTHIRAPDILVRAVYQMTEGRRCQVHLLDDRKLELLVQPKLMAKDLLDLVASHFNLKEKEYFGISYVDETGHFSWLQLDRRVLEHEFPKKSGPIVLYFCVRFYIESISYLKDNATIELFFLNAKSCIYKELIEVDSEVVFELASYILQEAKGDFTSNDATRSDLKKLPALPTQALKEHPSLAYCEDRVIEHYKKLSGQSRGQAIVNYMSIVESLPTYGVHYYAVKDKQGIPWWLGLSYKGIFQYDYQDKVKPRKVFQWRQLENLYFREKKFSVEVHDPRSRASVTRRTFGHSGIAVHTWYACPTLIKSIWAMAISQHQFYLDRKQSKSKIHAARSLNEIAIDLTETGTLKTSKLANMGSKGKIISGSSGSLLSSGSQESDSSQTAKKDMLAALRARQEALEETLRQRIEELKSICIREAELTGKLPKEYPLDPGEEPPTVRRKIGTAFKLDEQKILPKGEEEELERLEREFAIQSQITEAARRLASDPHISSKKLKKQRKTSYLNALKKLQDIENGINEHRVRSGKKPTQRASLIIEEANIGSEDSSLSDALVLDDDDPQVTGTPTFSPAASPHKGLPPRPPSHSRPPPPQSLDGLRHLHYQRSDYDKSPIKPRMWSESSLDEPYERVKKRSSHSSSHRRFPSTGSCEAGGSNSLQNSPVRSLPHWNSQSSMPSTPDLRTRSYVHSASITQPFRGRSSSLESQGKLLSLEADTEPGLSPDLFLSGPQRTGSNGSVVPDDCSSCTSHSSSEHYYPSSISNPNYCTLAEDSPSKARQRQRQRHKSAGHLGASSSGSMPNLAARNGSTHGGVCGSHQGVYLHSQSQPSSQYRIKEYPLYTEGSSPNAVVVRSLENDQEGHYSVKAQFKTSNSYTAGGLYKEGWGSGEDGEVGGGSGRLTPSRSQIVRTPSLGREGGGGGRAAVSEELRCWYQRSSGSLKEHSRVTHTSSNASDGRGGRIGTLVKGSPAASPHSQRSGTPCSDPAATPPCSPQHILNWQSGSPFTDSCFLSSPLCSEIVDVQWYGHEKAKPGTLV, encoded by the exons ccCAAGCTAATGGCAAAGGATCTTCTGGACTTGGTGGCATCCCATTTCAACCTGAAGGAGAAGGAATATTTTGGAATCTCTTATGTAGATGAAAC GGGTCATTTCAGCTGGTTGCAGTTAGATCGTCGTGTTCTGGAACACGAGTTTCCTAAGAAATCTGGACCCATTGTGCTTTACTTCTGCGTTAG GTTCTACATAGAAAGTATTTCTTACCTTAAGGACAATGCCACAATAGAGTTGTTCTTCCTCAATGCTAAGTCCTGCATCTATAAG GAGCTCATAGAGGTGGACAGCGAGGTGGTGTTTGAACTGGCCTCCTATATCTTACAG GAAGCTAAAGGAGACTTCACGAG taatgaTGCTACTAGGTCTGATCTGAAGAAACTGCCAGCATTGCCTACACAAGCACTGAAGGAGCACCCTTCACTTGCATactg tgAGGACCGGGTAATTGAGCACTATAAGAAGCTAAGTGGACAGTCCAGAGGCCAGGCAATTGTCAA TTATATGAGTATAGTGGAGTCGTTACCCACATATGGAGTGCATTATTACGCTGTTAAG gaTAAGCAGGGTATCCCGTGGTGGCTGGGTTTGAGTTATAAAGGCATTTTTCAATATGACTACCAGGACAAAGTCAAACCAAGAAAG GTGTTCCAATGGAGACAGTTGGAGAACCTGTACTTCAGGGAGAAGAAGTTCTCAGTGGAAGTCCATGACCCGAGAAG CAGGGCGTCGGTTACGCGGAGGACGTTTGGTCACAGTGGCATCGCCGTGCACACCTGGTACGCCTGTCCCACCCTCATCAAATCCATCTGGGCCATGGCCATTAGCCAACACCAGTTCTACCTGGACCGCAAACAGAGCAaa agTAAGATCCACGCAGCACGCAGTCTGAATGAGATAGCCATAGACCTGACAGAAACAGGAACCCTCAAGACTTCCAAACTGGCCAACATGGGCAGCAAAGGCAAAATCATCAGCGGCAGTAGCGGAAGCCTGTTGTCCTCAG gctctCAAGAGTCGGATAGCTCCCAGACCGCTAAGAAGGACATGTTGGCAGCTCTGAGGGCCAGACAGGAAGCTCTGGAGGAGACGCTGAGACAGAGAATAGAGGAACTCAAGAGCATCTGCATCAGAGAAGCG GAGCTGACAGGAAAACTTCCGAAAGAGTACCCTCTCGACCCCGGGGAGGAGCCGCCCACCGTCAGACGTAAAATTGGCACTGCCTTCAAACTAGACGAGCAGAAGATCCTGCCCAAAGGAGAG GAAGAGGAATTGGAGCGATTGGAGAGGGAATTTGCCATCCAGTCTCAGATAACAGAGGCAGCGCGGCGGTTAGCATCAGATCCTCACATCAGCAGCAAAAAGCTGAAGAAACAGAGGAAGACGTCGTATCTGAACGCTCTGAAGAAGCTGCAAGACATCGAGAATGGCATCAACGAGCACCGCGTTCGCTCTGGGAAGAAACCCACACAGCGTGCCTCTTTAATCATAGAGG AAGCGAATATTGGCTCAGAGGACAGTTCATTGTCTGACGCCCTGGTGCTGGATGATG ATGACCCCCAGGTGACAGGAACCCCCACGTTCTCTCCGGCTGCCTCCCCACACAAAGGTCTCCCTCCCCGACCCCCGTCCCACAGCCGGCCGCCTCCCCCACAGTCCCTGGACGGACTGAGACACCTGCACTACCAACGCAGTGACTACGACAAGTCCCCGATCAAACCGCGCATGTGGAGCGAAAGCTCTTTAGACGAACCCTATGAACGGGTGAAGAAACGTTCCTCACACTCTAG TAGTCACAGGCGGTTCCCCAGCACTGGCAGCTGTGAGGCCGGAGGGAGCAACTCTCTCCAGAACAGCCCTGTGCGCTCGCTCCCTCACTGGAACAGCCAGTCCAGCATGCCCTCTACCCCTGACCTGAGAACACGGAGCTACGTCCACTCGGCCAG tatAACTCAGCCATTCCGTGGCCGAAGTTCCAGTTTAGAGTCTCAGGGGAAGCTGCTATCCTTGGAGGCGGACACAGAGCCGGGACTTAGCCCTGACCTGTTTCTATCAGGACCACAGAGGACAGGAAGCAATGGCTCTGTTGTCCCCGACGACTGCTCATCTTGCACCAGCCACTCCAGTTCAGAACATTACTACCCCTCATCCATCTCCAACCCTAACTACTGTACGCTGGCTGAGGACTCGCCCTCCAAAGCCCGACAACGGCAGCGGCAGCGTCACAAGTCTGCCGGACACCTGGGTGCGTCCAGTTCTGGCAGTATGCCCAACCTAGCAGCCCGCAACGGGAGCACCCACGGAGGGGTGTGCGGAAGCCATCAGGGGGTTTACCTCCACAGCCAGAGCCAACCTTCCTCACAGTATCGCATCAAAGAGTACCCACTGTACACGGAGGGCAGCAGCCCCAACGCCGTGGTTGTCCGCAGCCTGGAGAATGACCAGGAGGGGCACTATAGTGTCAAGGCACAGTTCAAGACCTCCAACTCATACACAGCTGGGGGGCTTTATAAGGAGGGGTGGGGCTCCGGGGAGGATGGGGAAGTGGGTGGTGGCAGCGGGAGGTTGACGCCCTCACGCTCACAGATTGTGAGGACTCCATCTCTAGGCAgggaaggaggaggagggggacGGGCAGCGGTGTCAGAGGAGCTGCGGTGCTGGTACCAGCGCTCTTCTGGATCACTGAAGGAGCACAGCCGTGTCACGCACACCAGCTCCAATGCTTCAGACGGCCGTGGAGGACGAATAGGGACACTAGTGAAGGGGTCACCAG ctgcaTCTCCACACAGTCAGAGGAGTGGAACTCCCTGCAGTGACCCTGCAGCTACACCCCCCTGCAGCCCTCAACACATACTCAACTGGCAGAGCGG ATCGCCGTTCACCGATAGTTGTTTCCTGAGCAGTCCCCTGTGCTCTGAGATAGTGGACGTACAATGGTACGGGCACGAGAAGGCAAAGCCGGGAACACTCGTCTAA
- the LOC109065548 gene encoding FERM domain-containing protein 4A-like isoform X11 — protein MEGLLSPMRTRMTEGRRCQVHLLDDRKLELLVQPKLMAKDLLDLVASHFNLKEKEYFGISYVDETGHFSWLQLDRRVLEHEFPKKSGPIVLYFCVRFYIESISYLKDNATIELFFLNAKSCIYKELIEVDSEVVFELASYILQEAKGDFTSNDATRSDLKKLPALPTQALKEHPSLAYCEDRVIEHYKKLSGQSRGQAIVNYMSIVESLPTYGVHYYAVKDKQGIPWWLGLSYKGIFQYDYQDKVKPRKVFQWRQLENLYFREKKFSVEVHDPRSRASVTRRTFGHSGIAVHTWYACPTLIKSIWAMAISQHQFYLDRKQSKSKIHAARSLNEIAIDLTETGTLKTSKLANMGSKGKIISGSSGSLLSSGSQESDSSQTAKKDMLAALRARQEALEETLRQRIEELKSICIREAELTGKLPKEYPLDPGEEPPTVRRKIGTAFKLDEQKILPKGEEEELERLEREFAIQSQITEAARRLASDPHISSKKLKKQRKTSYLNALKKLQDIENGINEHRVRSGKKPTQRASLIIEEANIGSEDSSLSDALVLDDDDPQVTGTPTFSPAASPHKGLPPRPPSHSRPPPPQSLDGLRHLHYQRSDYDKSPIKPRMWSESSLDEPYERVKKRSSHSSSSHRRFPSTGSCEAGGSNSLQNSPVRSLPHWNSQSSMPSTPDLRTRSYVHSASITQPFRGRSSSLESQGKLLSLEADTEPGLSPDLFLSGPQRTGSNGSVVPDDCSSCTSHSSSEHYYPSSISNPNYCTLAEDSPSKARQRQRQRHKSAGHLGASSSGSMPNLAARNGSTHGGVCGSHQGVYLHSQSQPSSQYRIKEYPLYTEGSSPNAVVVRSLENDQEGHYSVKAQFKTSNSYTAGGLYKEGWGSGEDGEVGGGSGRLTPSRSQIVRTPSLGREGGGGGRAAVSEELRCWYQRSSGSLKEHSRVTHTSSNASDGRGGRIGTLVKGSPAASPHSQRSGTPCSDPAATPPCSPQHILNWQSGSPFTDSCFLSSPLCSEIVDVQWYGHEKAKPGTLV, from the exons ccCAAGCTAATGGCAAAGGATCTTCTGGACTTGGTGGCATCCCATTTCAACCTGAAGGAGAAGGAATATTTTGGAATCTCTTATGTAGATGAAAC GGGTCATTTCAGCTGGTTGCAGTTAGATCGTCGTGTTCTGGAACACGAGTTTCCTAAGAAATCTGGACCCATTGTGCTTTACTTCTGCGTTAG GTTCTACATAGAAAGTATTTCTTACCTTAAGGACAATGCCACAATAGAGTTGTTCTTCCTCAATGCTAAGTCCTGCATCTATAAG GAGCTCATAGAGGTGGACAGCGAGGTGGTGTTTGAACTGGCCTCCTATATCTTACAG GAAGCTAAAGGAGACTTCACGAG taatgaTGCTACTAGGTCTGATCTGAAGAAACTGCCAGCATTGCCTACACAAGCACTGAAGGAGCACCCTTCACTTGCATactg tgAGGACCGGGTAATTGAGCACTATAAGAAGCTAAGTGGACAGTCCAGAGGCCAGGCAATTGTCAA TTATATGAGTATAGTGGAGTCGTTACCCACATATGGAGTGCATTATTACGCTGTTAAG gaTAAGCAGGGTATCCCGTGGTGGCTGGGTTTGAGTTATAAAGGCATTTTTCAATATGACTACCAGGACAAAGTCAAACCAAGAAAG GTGTTCCAATGGAGACAGTTGGAGAACCTGTACTTCAGGGAGAAGAAGTTCTCAGTGGAAGTCCATGACCCGAGAAG CAGGGCGTCGGTTACGCGGAGGACGTTTGGTCACAGTGGCATCGCCGTGCACACCTGGTACGCCTGTCCCACCCTCATCAAATCCATCTGGGCCATGGCCATTAGCCAACACCAGTTCTACCTGGACCGCAAACAGAGCAaa agTAAGATCCACGCAGCACGCAGTCTGAATGAGATAGCCATAGACCTGACAGAAACAGGAACCCTCAAGACTTCCAAACTGGCCAACATGGGCAGCAAAGGCAAAATCATCAGCGGCAGTAGCGGAAGCCTGTTGTCCTCAG gctctCAAGAGTCGGATAGCTCCCAGACCGCTAAGAAGGACATGTTGGCAGCTCTGAGGGCCAGACAGGAAGCTCTGGAGGAGACGCTGAGACAGAGAATAGAGGAACTCAAGAGCATCTGCATCAGAGAAGCG GAGCTGACAGGAAAACTTCCGAAAGAGTACCCTCTCGACCCCGGGGAGGAGCCGCCCACCGTCAGACGTAAAATTGGCACTGCCTTCAAACTAGACGAGCAGAAGATCCTGCCCAAAGGAGAG GAAGAGGAATTGGAGCGATTGGAGAGGGAATTTGCCATCCAGTCTCAGATAACAGAGGCAGCGCGGCGGTTAGCATCAGATCCTCACATCAGCAGCAAAAAGCTGAAGAAACAGAGGAAGACGTCGTATCTGAACGCTCTGAAGAAGCTGCAAGACATCGAGAATGGCATCAACGAGCACCGCGTTCGCTCTGGGAAGAAACCCACACAGCGTGCCTCTTTAATCATAGAGG AAGCGAATATTGGCTCAGAGGACAGTTCATTGTCTGACGCCCTGGTGCTGGATGATG ATGACCCCCAGGTGACAGGAACCCCCACGTTCTCTCCGGCTGCCTCCCCACACAAAGGTCTCCCTCCCCGACCCCCGTCCCACAGCCGGCCGCCTCCCCCACAGTCCCTGGACGGACTGAGACACCTGCACTACCAACGCAGTGACTACGACAAGTCCCCGATCAAACCGCGCATGTGGAGCGAAAGCTCTTTAGACGAACCCTATGAACGGGTGAAGAAACGTTCCTCACACTCTAG CAGTAGTCACAGGCGGTTCCCCAGCACTGGCAGCTGTGAGGCCGGAGGGAGCAACTCTCTCCAGAACAGCCCTGTGCGCTCGCTCCCTCACTGGAACAGCCAGTCCAGCATGCCCTCTACCCCTGACCTGAGAACACGGAGCTACGTCCACTCGGCCAG tatAACTCAGCCATTCCGTGGCCGAAGTTCCAGTTTAGAGTCTCAGGGGAAGCTGCTATCCTTGGAGGCGGACACAGAGCCGGGACTTAGCCCTGACCTGTTTCTATCAGGACCACAGAGGACAGGAAGCAATGGCTCTGTTGTCCCCGACGACTGCTCATCTTGCACCAGCCACTCCAGTTCAGAACATTACTACCCCTCATCCATCTCCAACCCTAACTACTGTACGCTGGCTGAGGACTCGCCCTCCAAAGCCCGACAACGGCAGCGGCAGCGTCACAAGTCTGCCGGACACCTGGGTGCGTCCAGTTCTGGCAGTATGCCCAACCTAGCAGCCCGCAACGGGAGCACCCACGGAGGGGTGTGCGGAAGCCATCAGGGGGTTTACCTCCACAGCCAGAGCCAACCTTCCTCACAGTATCGCATCAAAGAGTACCCACTGTACACGGAGGGCAGCAGCCCCAACGCCGTGGTTGTCCGCAGCCTGGAGAATGACCAGGAGGGGCACTATAGTGTCAAGGCACAGTTCAAGACCTCCAACTCATACACAGCTGGGGGGCTTTATAAGGAGGGGTGGGGCTCCGGGGAGGATGGGGAAGTGGGTGGTGGCAGCGGGAGGTTGACGCCCTCACGCTCACAGATTGTGAGGACTCCATCTCTAGGCAgggaaggaggaggagggggacGGGCAGCGGTGTCAGAGGAGCTGCGGTGCTGGTACCAGCGCTCTTCTGGATCACTGAAGGAGCACAGCCGTGTCACGCACACCAGCTCCAATGCTTCAGACGGCCGTGGAGGACGAATAGGGACACTAGTGAAGGGGTCACCAG ctgcaTCTCCACACAGTCAGAGGAGTGGAACTCCCTGCAGTGACCCTGCAGCTACACCCCCCTGCAGCCCTCAACACATACTCAACTGGCAGAGCGG ATCGCCGTTCACCGATAGTTGTTTCCTGAGCAGTCCCCTGTGCTCTGAGATAGTGGACGTACAATGGTACGGGCACGAGAAGGCAAAGCCGGGAACACTCGTCTAA